The genome window TGGAAGCTGTCGAAGAGGTGCTCGATCAGATTGGAAGCCTGACAGGTCGCACCAATAAAGAGCAATTGACCTCTGTCCTAAAGGCGGTCGTGGCGATTAGTCGGGCTTCAAATGGGGGAGCCTTGACCAACAGAGCCCGAAAAGAAGAGTTGAAAGAGTTAGTCACGGCTTATAACCAGGATAAAACCATACATATCAACCGCCTCAGAGACTTGGAAAATCAGCTCTATCAGCTGGAATTTCAACAAGCCTACCACCAAGAAGAAGGCCCCATGCTCTCCTTGCTCCGGGACTTTATCAGAGACTTTTCTCACGCTTATCTGGAACGAAAAATCCAAGAAAAAGCTTATGAATTTGGGGATATCAGTCATTTTGCCATTCAAATTTTAGAGCAATTCCCAGAGGTGAGACAAGCCTATCAAGAGCGCTATCATGAGGTCATGGTCGATGAGTACCAGGATACCAACCACACCCAAGAGCGGATGTTGGATTTGCTGTCAAATGGCCACAATCGCTTTATGGTGGGGGATATCAAGCAATCCATTTACCGCTTCCGTCAGGCAGATCCACAGATTTTCAATGATAAATTTAAAGCCTTCCAAGAAGAAGGGGCGAAAGGGCGGTTGATCCTCCTCAAGGAAAATTTCCGGAGTCATGTGGAGGTATTGGACGCGACCAATGATGTCTTTCGCCATTTGATGGACGAAGAGGTGGGCGAGATTGACTACAATCAAACCCACTATCTAGTTGCAGGAAGCGACAAGCAGCGGATGGCCTTGCCACAACATCGAGCAGAATTTTTGCTTTATGATGGCACCCAAGACCAGGAAGAAAAGAACGAAGACGAGGAAGCTGCTTCTGGACTCGAGACGGTTTCCAAGGGAGAAATTCTCCTTGTCATCAAAGAAATTTTACGCCTTCATCGGGTAGAAAAAGTGCCCTTTAAAGAGATCACTCTCTTGACCGCGACTCGAACTCGAAATGACGCGATTCTGGAAGCCTTTGACCAGTATCGTATCCCGATTGTGGCAGATAGCGGACAGGCGCATTATCTTGAGTCGCTGGAAGTGATGGTCATGTTGGATACCTTGCGGACCATTAACAATCCCTTGCATGATTATGCCTTAGTGGCCCTTATGAAATCCCCCATGTTTGACTTTGATGAAGATGAATTGGCACGGATTTCCTTGCAGACCCTTCCAGAGAAAAAGCAAATGGCCTTCTACCACAAGGTCCAGTTAGCCCTTGAAAAGACTGCAGAGCATGCAAATCTGATTGATGCCAAGCTCCTAGCTAAAATCGAGAACTTCCTCAAAGTGTTATCTACTTGGCGCGCTGCTGCCAAGACCTCTTCGCTCTATGATTTGCTGTGGAAAATCTATGAGGATCGCTATTACTATGACTATGTCGGCGCCCTTCCAAATGGCGCCCAGCGCCAGGCCAACCTCTATGCATTGACGCTTCGGGCCAATGATTATGAAAAAGCCAGCTTTAAGGGCTTGTCGCGCTTCATTGCCATGATTGACAAGGTGATCGAAAATGAACACGATTTGGCCAGCGTCCCTCTTGCGGCGCCAAAAGATGCCGTCCAGCTCATGACCGTCCATAAGAGTAAGGGGCTGGAATTCAAGTATGTCTTTATACTCAATATGGATAAGGCCTTTAACCGTAAGGATCAATCGGGGCCAATCATTCTCAGTCGTCAAAAAGGGATTGGCTTTAAATATGTTGCGAATCTGCCAGTTGAGACAGAAAATCCTGCTGCTCCAGAAACCATTCGCCTGCAGATCGAAACGCCTTGCTACCAACGCAATGTGGAAGAAACAAAATTGGCCACGATTTCGGAGCAGATGCGTCTTCTTTATGTCGCTATGACACGGGCTGAGCTCAAGCTCTATCTGGTCGGAAAAGGCCGTGAAGACAAACTGCGTGATACCGATTGGGGGACTAGTCGCAATGGCAAATTGGATCCGGAAAAACGAAAAGAATGGACCTCTTATCAGGACTGGCTCTTTGCTATTCAAGATGTGTTTACCAAGAATACCCTGGCCTATGACACACGTTTTGTGACAGACGAAGACCTGACACCAGACCAGCTTGAGCCACTAGAGAAGGAGAAGGATTCCCGCTTCGATCAGCTCAAGGATATCCGTCAGTCAGAGGATATTCGTCGGGCCTTGGATATCTTGGAAAATGTTGATCGGCTCAATCAGCTCTATGCTCCGGCTATTCATTTACCAAGTGTCCGTACACCTAGTCAGATCAAGAAATTCTACGAGCCGGTCATGGATGCCAATGGCGTCCAGATCATGGATGCAAAGCTAGTTGCGCCTAAGTTTGAGCTTCCAACTTTTGGGCAAGAAAAAGCTGTGACAGGAGCCCAGGTAGGTAGTGCAGTCCATGAACTCATGCAGCGCGTGCCTCTTGGAGAAGAAATCACGCTGGATACGCTGCATCAAGCCTTGGAGCAAGTTCAAGCAGAGCCAGCGGTCAAGGCCCGCATCAAGCTAGAGGCCATCCTTGCTTTCTATGAGACGCCTTTGGGGACCTTGCTTCAAAAAGAGGCCTCTCGAGTCCGGCGCGAAGCTCCCTTTGCCATGCTGAAGAAAGATCCAGCTAGTGGTGAGGACTTTGTCGTGCGTGGGATCTTGGATGGTTACGTGGTGCTAGAAGACCGGATCTTGCTCTTTGATTATAAGACGGATCACTACAAGGTTCCTAGTCAATTGGTCGAACGCTACCGGGATCAGCTCGATCTCTATGCAGAAGCTCTTCGTCGTTCTTATGGCAAAGAGCAAGTAGAAAAATATCTCGTGCTTCTAGGTGGCCCCCATCTAGAAGTGGTGAAAGTGGAGTAAATCATGGCAATTGCACAGGAAAACATCGAACGGATCCAAAGAATGGAAGGTTATTTGAATGACTATGCCAAGACTTTGGAAGAAACCAAAAAAGCAGTGGATCAGCTAAGAGAGCATCAAGATAGCTATATCCAACTGCGCGATTATTATAGTAGTCAGGCCTATTTTGATGACTTGGACTTGTCCAATCAGGCTGACTTTCCAGCCGATCTTCCTTGTGGTGTCTTGTCCGAAGATGCCGTCTATGATTTGTTAGACGAGCATTTTCAGATGGGAGTGGAACTCTTGGAGATCGCAACGAAGATGATCAAAGAACGGTGAAATTTCAATCTAAACTTCTTTGAACCACACAAAAAAGCTCCGGTTTTCCGGAGCTTTCAAATTGAAGATAAACATCAACAAAGAAACTTTCCTCAGGTGAGTACGGACGTCAGCGAACTTCTACGAAGTTCCATGACTTAGTTTTGAACCTAAAGTTTCAAAACTCCCGAGTGCTAGAAACAAAAGTGTTTCTAGCACTTTTCTCACGGCGGAAAGTTTCAGTATATGTTTGAATCAAACATAATATATATCATTCTAATTTTTTTAGTATTACTTGTGTTAGCATATCGTAACAAATCCTACCAGTAAAAGAAAATTTTCCAAAATGGACTTTTTCTTCAGCAAAAAAAGCTCCGGTTTTCCGGAGCTTTTTGAATGATTAGTGTGAGACACGGCGACGTGCTGCTTTTTTGCGGTTTTCTTCGATGAAAGCTGCTTTTTGTTCTTCTGGTTCGATTACTTTTTTCTTGAATGTGTAAACTGCACCTGCGACAGCAGCAACTGTACCAGCAACACCAGTAACAAAACCTTTACCAAATCCTTTAGCCATGAGAATTTCTCCTTTTCTGAACTTTAAATATTTATGTTATAATATATGGTAACGAAAAAACGTGAATTTTGCAAGGAAAAACGATGAAAACCAAGATAATTGTGATTGTGGGACCGACTGCTGTTGGAAAAACAGCTCTTGCGATCGATTTGGCACAAGCTCTCAATGGTGAAATTATCAGTGGCGATAGTCAACAAGTCTATCGCAAGCTGGATATTGGAACAGCCAAGGCGACACCAGAAGAGCAAGCTGCAGCTCCCCATCATTTGATCGATGTCCGGGAGGTGACCGAGTCTTACTCGGCTTTTGATTTTGTAAGAGAAGCTAAGGCTGCGATTGAGGATATCACAGCTCGAGGCAAGCTTCCTATCATTGCAGGTGGGACGGGTCTTTACATCCAAAGTCTGCTCGAAGGTTATCATCTAGGTGGTGAAGTTCCTCATGAAGAGATTCTGGCCTATCGCGCTCAATTGGACTTGCTGTCGGACGAAGACTTGTACCAAAGAGTGGCGGAGCAAGGACTTGTGATTCCTCAACTCAATCGACGTCGGGCCATGCGGGCTCTTGAAATTGCGCATTTTGGGCAGGACCTCGCAAACGAAGAGACCGATTATGAACCCTATCTCATCTGTCTAGATGATGAACGGTCCTTGATCTATGATCGCATCAATCGCCGAGTAGATCGCATGCTAGAGGAGGGCTTGCTGGATGAAGCTCGGTGGCTCTATGATGACCATCCGGAAGTTCAGGCAGCTAAAGGCATTGGTTACAAGGAACTCTTTCCTTACTTTAAGGGAGAACAGAGCCTTGAGGAAGCCAGTGAGATCCTCAAGCGCAATACGCGTCGTTTTGCCAAACGGCAGCTGACCTGGTTTCGAAATCGGATGGAAGTAAAATTTTATGCCATTTCTGCCCCCCACTTCAAGGAGCAGGTTCTTGCAGATGTAAAGGAGTTTTTACAGCATGATTGAAACAGAAAAAAAACAAGAACGCATCCTTTTGGTCGGTGTGGAACTTCAAGGCATGGACAATTTTGATATGTCTATGGAGGAGTTGGCGAGCCTGGCTAAAACAGCCGGTGGAGATGTCCGGGGCTCCTATACACAAAAGCGGGAGAAATACGACACCAAGACCTTTGTCGGCTCAGGAAAACTCGAAGAAATCGCTCAAATGGTCGAAGCAGATGAGATCACGACGGTAGTGGTCAATAACCGCCTAACCCCCCGTCAAAATGTCAATTTAGAAGAAATCCTTGGGGTCAAGGTCATTGACCGGATGCAGCTGATTTTAGATATCTTTGCCATGCGGGCTAGGAGTCATGAAGGGAAGTTGCAGGTGCACTTGGCCCAGCTCAAATACCTTTTGCCACGCCTTGTCGGTCAAGGGATCATGCTCAGCCGTCAGGCTGGGGGAATTGGTTCTCGTGGACCAGGGGAAAGTCAGTTGGAGTTGAACCGCCGGAGCGTTCGCAATCAAATCACCGATATCGAGCGTCAGCTCAAGGCAGTTGAAAAGAACCGGGAAACCCTTCGTGAAAAACGCTTGGAATCACCTGTCTTCAAGATTGGTCTGATCGGCTATACCAATGCAGGAAAGTCGACTATTATGAATCAGTTGACCAGTAAGAGCCAGTATGAAGCCGATGAACTCTTTGCGACCTTGGACGCCACAACCAAGAGCATCCATCTAACAGGCAATCTGCAAGTGACGCTGACCGATACGGTTGGCTTTATCCAAGATCTACCAACAGAGTTGGTATCGAGCTTTAAGTCGACCTTGGAAGAAAGTAAGAATGTAGACCTCCTGGTCCATGTCATCGATGCGTCTGATCCTAATCATGAAGAGCATGAAAAGACCGTGCTTTCGATCATGAAGGACCTGGATATGCTGGAGATCCCTCGCTTGACGCTTTACAACAAAGCAGATAAAGTTGCAGACTTTACACCAACCCAGACACCTTTTAGCCTGATTTCAGCGCGCTCTGAGACAGCCCGTGAAGATCTCCAGGCTTTGCTTCTAGAAAAATTGAGAGAACTCTTTGTTCCCTTTACCATTCGCGTTCCCTTTTCAAAATCCTATCGGACCCATGACCTAGAGACGGTTGTGATCATTGACCAGCGCGAATTTGAAGAGGATGTCGAGGTCATTCAAGGCTATATCGCAGAGAAAAATAAGTGGAAGTTGGAAGAATTTTATGACGGATTACGTTGATTTAGCAATAAAATATGGAGGCTATACCAGCCTCGATCGGGTCTATCTGACCAATCTTTTAAGCACGATCCCTGAGGAATTGCGTCTCCGTGTGATTACGCCTCCCCCAAGTGTGATCAACGCCTATTTTGCAGAGCTCTACCAAAAGAAGAGCCCCAAGGAGGCAATGGATTATTTCTTGGACCTGAGCCGGGCATTTGACTTATTCACAGTTCAGCAAACCTTTGATGAACGAAAGCCCTTTATTCGCCTCAACTTGTCGGGTAAGTCTTATGGCTTGGCTTACGTAAATGAAGAGCTAGCCTGTGTCTTTGCTGAACATCCAACAGAGGATATCACCCCTGCCATTTTATTCCAAATTGCAGAGATCTTTCCACATTGTTTGGTCTTTGAAAAAGATGGCAAGATCTGCTTGCAAGAGGCTGAACCAGAAGGGGTCACTAAAACAGAAGCCCTCTCAGCCCTAACTGACTTGATGACCTTGGAAGATGGACGCTTGAAACTGTCAGGATATAACCAAGAGGAGCTTCTCGAGCTAGCGCAAGCCTACCCAGGCAACCTTTCTTTCCGTTCAGAGAACCGGACGGCCATGATTTATATAGATAGAAAGTAGACAATGGACATTCAATTTTTAGGAACGGGAGCTGGGCAACCCTCAAAAGCCCGTAATGTATCGAGCCTAGCGCTCAAATTGCTGGACGAGATTAATGAAGTCTGGCTCTTTGATTGTGGCGAAGCGACACAGAATCAAATTTTAGAAACGACCATTCGTCCGCGAAAGGTTAGCAAGATCTTTATCACTCACCTACACGGAGACCATATTTTTGGTTTGCCAGGTTTCCTCTCTAGTCGGGCCTTTCAGGCCAATGAAGAGCAGACGGATCTGGATATCTATGGACCAGTAGGGATCAAATCCTTTGTGATGACTAGTCTTCGTGTATCAGGCTCTCGGCTACCTTACCGCATCCATTTTCATGAATTCGATGAACATTCTCTAGGTAAGATTTTAGAAACTGATAAATTCACGGTTTATGCGGAGGCTTTGGACCACACCATTTTCTGTGTGGGTTACCGGATCATGCAAAAAGACCTCGAAGGGACGCTGGACGCAGATAAGCTGAAGGCAGCGGGTGTTCCCTTTGGACCGCTCTTTGGTCAGGTCAAAAATGGCCAAGATGTCACCCTGGAAGATGGGACTAAGATCATTGCAGCGGATTATATTTCAGCCCCTCGGCCTGGTAAGATTATCACGATCCTTGGAGATACCAGAAAGACTGATGCCAGCGTCCGCCTCGGGGTCAATGCGGATGTCTTGGTCCATGAGTCTACCTATGGCAAGGGCGATGAGAAGATTGCTCGTAAACACGGCCACTCGACCAATATGCAGGCAGCAGAAGTGGCGCGTGAAGCTGGAGCCAAGCGCCTTCTTTTAAACCACATCAGTGCTCGCTTCTTATCAAAAGACATCAGCCAATTGCGCAAGGATGCGTCCACCATTTTTGAAAATGTCTATGTCGTCAAAGATTTGGAAGAAGTGGAGATCTAAGATGCGAACTATTCTCATAACAGGAGCAAGTGGAGGCTTGGCCCAAGAAATGGTCAAGCTCCTCCCTGAAGATCGGCTGATTCTCCTAGGTAGAAATCAAGAAAAACTGGAAAAGCTCTATGCCAGTCATCCCCAAGCTGAATGCATCGGGATCGATATCACTGATTCCTCAGCCGTCCAAGATTTGGTAGAAGAGCTCTATCAGCGCTACGGGCAGATTGATATCTTGGTCAACAACGCAGGCTATGGGATTTTTGAGGCCTTTGATCGCATTTCTGACCAGCAGGTGCAGGAGATGTTTGAGGTCAATACCTTTGCCCTCATGCAGTTTTCACGCTTGATGGGTGCCCGCATGAAGGAAGCAGGCAAGGGGCACATCGTCAACATCGTCAGCATGGCGGGTCTCGTCGCAACAGCCAAATCCAGCCTTTATTCAGCTACTAAGTTTGCAGCCATCGGCTTCTCCAATTCCTTGCGGTTAGAACTGATGCCCTTTGGTATTCATGTGACGACGGTCAATCCAGGCCCCATCCGGACCACTTTCTTTGATCAGGCAGACCCTGACGGAAGCTATGTCAAAGCTGTGGATCGCTATATTTTGGAACCGGACTTTGTGGCCAAGAAAATCGTGAAGAACTTTGGAAAAGCAAAACGCGAGCTCAATCTTCCTTGGCTCTTGAACCTGACCCACAAGCTCTATACCCTTTTCCCTCGCATCTCAGACAAGCTAGCCTGCAAGATGTTCAATTTCAAATAGGAGGAGATAGATGGCGGCGAATATTCAAGCCTATTTAGAAAACCTCCAGCAACCCTGGGGACAGATCTATTATGATATCCTTTTTGAACAATTGAAAGACATCAAAGGCAAGCGAGTGCTTGATTTTGGCAGTGGCTTCGGTCTCGTGGCCAACCACCTGGCACAAGACAATGAAGTCCTTGCTGTGGAGCCTAATGAGGAAATGGTAGCCTTGCGGGTCCAGGGTCATCCTTACCAGCAACTCGTCGGAAGTCTGGACCAGATAGAGAGCTTTGAAGATGCTAGTTTTGATGTCATCCTCTGTCACAATGTCTTGGAGTATGTAGAGGATCGCAAGGTGGTTCTCAAGGCATTCACCCGTCTTTTGAAACCAGGAGGCCTGCTCTCTATCGTCAAGCACAATGAGGTTGGCCGCGTTCTGCAGACGGTGGTCTTTGAAAATGATACTCAGAAGGCGCTTGATCTCCTAGCAGGTCAGGACTTGGAAACTCACTCCATGGGCTTGGCTCAGGCCTATGATCTAGATAGAGCAGTAGACGATCTAGCCCTCGAAGTTCAGGACTACCAAGGAATCCGTGTCTTTTATGCCTTGCAGGACAACCACTTCAAGGGCCAAGAAGGCTGGCGAGAGTCTATGCTCAAGATGGAGCTAGCTGTTTGCCAAGAGTCCCCTTACCGGGATATCGCCTTTTTCCAGCACTATAGATTAAAAAGGAGTTAAGATGTTACATTATAAAAAAGAAATTCCAGCGATGACAGACCTACTCGCACTCTACGGCTCGGTTGGCTGGACCAATTATACCAACAACCCAGCTATGCTAGAAAAGGCTGTCAAAGCCAGTCTCTGGCAGTTGGCTGTCTATGATGAGAAAGAGCTCGTCGCCTATATCCGCTTAGTAGGAGATGGCCACTCTGTCCTTTTGGTGCAGGACCTTTTGGTACGACCAGATCACCAGCGCCAAGGCATCGGAAGGAAACTCTTAGAAGAGGCTTTAGCGACCTTCCCCACTGTCTATCAACGGCTCCTAGTCACTGAACGTAGCGAGAAAAATCTAGCCTTTTACCAATCCCTGGGCTTTGTTGAACTTTCAGAGCAAGCCTGTACAGGGATGATCTATATGAAATAAAGAGAGTGGGACAGAAATCGGTAATTCGTTAGAATTCGATTTCGTCGTCCCACCTCCTCACAGTTGAGTAGGGGTGTAAAAGCTGATGAAATCAGCGTAGTAGAGCCCACTCAACCACTGCGTCTTGCTCGACAATCCAAAAACAATTGAGAGGCTAGGACTTTTGTCCCAGCCTCTTATCTATTTGACTGACAAAAGGGGTGATTGATGGTAAAATGAGGATGAGATTAGGAGGAGATGGAATGAAGAAGAAAATAAAATGGGGCCTTTTCTTATGTTCGGTACTTATACCAGTATGTTTGAGTGCCTGCAAACAAGGAACTGTAGAAAAACAAGGTTCTTCGAATAAAGAAGTACAGAAGAAAATCGATCGAAAAAACATTCATTTTGACAAGACAGGACCTGCAGCAACATTTGATTGGGATGCAAAGAACAGTATCAGATACATAACGTTTGAAAAACTTCCACAATATATGAGGTCAGATGATAGCGATGGTATTTCAATATATGGACAGCAACCGAATGAAGTCTCTCTATCTGAGGAAGGAAGAGTTCAAAAAGCTTTGCAGGTCGTTGAAGGAATCTATGTAGATCCAAGGGGAATAGACACAGTAATCAAGGCCAATGGGGCAAAAAATCAAGAGGATATGTATACTCGACTCTGGAACGATTATATTATCCCTAAAATTGAAAAAAACAGTAGTACTTTTGATCCAAATACTTATGTGGAATATCTTGGTGAGAAGTACCCCCTCAAAATATATGGTCCCATGTATTTGAAGCTCATGACGAATGCATTGAGCTTTGGAAAAAAATATGAATTAAAGGGCTATGCAGTTAAGGGAAACAAAGTATTTATTCGCATTCAGGTACCAACGTACTTCCCAGAGCTTTTACCGAGAGGGAATAAATATTATAAAAATCCTAATGAGTCAGATTTCAATCAAGCCTTCTATGATTGGCTCGATGAATTCCATCAAAGGTATGCTGAAAAAGAAATAAATCGAGATGATCATATTTCCTATATCATGCTTTCAACAGTTTTACAACAGTTAGTTAACAAAAATTTCGAGGCAACCTCATTATCCGGTTATGCTTATAGTAAAACTTCGCCTACGGAATTCACGGTTGAAATGGAAGTGACAAATCAAGGTGATGTTCGAATTGATTTAAAAAACTTGGCTATTCTCTTACAAATCCCTCAACAAATGAAGGGGGATAATCAGTATGGTAAGCAAGATGAGAATAATATCTTTTGGACCATCCCATCTGGAAATAATAATGACGGACAAAAGATAAAAGAAAAATTAAAGAATTTTAATCCCAAAAATCCTGTTAAAAGTTATGCAATTGGAGAGCCAGTTGTATTTGCTAATGGCTTAGAAGTTACACTGAATAGTGTAACAGACGATCCAAATTTGGATGTTCAGGATGATCAAGACCGTATCGATACAAGGAAAAAACAACATCGATTGATCGTCGAATTCACCATATCGAATACAACACCTCTCAGTATTGAAAATACTCCGGATTATACAAATGTAGATCTCTATGATGGCCATGGCAAATCTGCTTATATGTTGAATAATACTTTAAATTACAAACAGCCAACAGTCCTTGAGGCAGGAGAGTCGGGTAAATATAAAATTAATTATTTAACAGATGGGGATGGACCATTTACGGTTGTTTATGGTGATGCAAAATGGGTCGTTCAAAAATAGTCATGTCATATAATAGGAACTTCTCAATTATCATTAGAATTTTCAATCGGTTCATAGGTTGTTCAGATATGACTGCTGTAAAAAATTAATCGATTAGGTTGAATTTCGCAAGGAGGTCAGGCTATGAAGCCCAACTATTTCAAACTATTCGCAGGAATTCCACTTATTCTTTGTTTTTTTCTTCTTTCCAGTTGCAAGATCATGAAACCGAGTGATTATAAAAAGGCGAAGGAAGTAGTCAGCAGTGAGCTTGCTAAGGTTGGTCTGCATGGGGATGTGACCATAAACAAACTGGATTGGACTGCTTTGGAAATCCCAACTTATCATGTGTCTTATACCTACTCTGAGAAAACCTATGATGGACAAACAGTGACATTAGAAACGGATACGGTGTTTCATAATGATTGGACAGATACAACTAGTGACCATCTTCCAGAGTATAAGGAAGCGTACTTGAAGCAGCAATCTGTCCAAAAGAAGGAGAAGAAAATTGAGGGACAATTAAAGAAGCAATCTCTAGGTCTTCATATTAGTTTCTTTGGTTTTTTATCTAACTCCAACCGTGATGAGAAGGAGCAAATTCTAGATAGTATCGCAAGTCAAAATCTCAAAGAAGGGAAAAAGGACTTTGCTGGTTACTATCAAATCCCTTTTCAGACCTTAATCGATCAAGAGTTAATCCGTATGACTATTTATATAAAGGATGGTGTATCCGTTAAGGAACAAGACTTAAAAGCAGCAGCCAAAAAATTAGACGCTAGCAAACTACCGGATGGTGCCTATGATTTCTACTATTCCAAAGGCTGTTACGCCGATTCCACTAGTTACTCATTCAAGGTTAAAGATGGGAAAGTTGTTTTTTTATGAAGATCAAAACAAACCAGAATAAGAGAAGCAGATACAAAAAAAGATCTAGTCGTGTTTGACTAGATCTTTCATGTTGCTTAGAAGTCTTCCTTCTTCTTAAGTGTCATAGAAGCAATAGCTGTAGCGACGAATGTCAAACCAGTTACAAGAAGTCCTAAATGATCTGCAGTTCCTGTTGAAGGAAGAGATCGTTTACCTTCTTTAGGCTTGTCACTAGATTTAGGAGTTTCACTAGATTTAGGTTTGTCACTAGGCTTAGGCTTATCTCCATTTGGTGATGGAGTTTTAGGTTTGCTATTACTTGGTGTTGGTATATTTGGAATATCTGTTGATGGTGGAGGTGGAAGAAGTTTATTCACCACGTTTCCTTTATCAACGACAAGGTTTGTTGCAGAAGCAAAGTCGCTTGCAGAGACCTTGATGGTTGTATCTGAAAGTTGGTAACCACTTGGAGCTGAGAGCTCTTTGATGACATACTCTTTAGCTTCAAATCCAACGAAGCTTGCAAGTCCGTCTTGACCAGAAATCGCTTGTGCTTGGCCTTGACCATAAGGATTTGCAACAGGTGTCACACCATCCGCTTCAAAGAGTCCAAATACCGCACCGGCAAGGTAATCACCCTTTTCATCTACCTTACGAACTCTAAGGGTGTAAAGTTTCAATTCAGGATTATTCACTGTTGGTGGAGTTGGTGGGATGACCTTATTGATAAAGGTTTTCTTCGCACCGTATGAAACAACTGCTTGGATAGCGTTTGATGCTTCATCTTTTGTGACGGTCACTGTGACATCCACTTGACCTTCGTCATATTGGATATTTGCCTGATCAGCTGGTAGGACTTCTTTAATGGTATATTTATGAGTACCAATCATCGCTTCCGTGTAGGCGATCGCATCAAATGTCACTGTACCATCTGCAGCATTTTGTTTTGTTTGAAGAACAGTTCCATTTTCG of Streptococcus sp. S5 contains these proteins:
- the addA gene encoding helicase-exonuclease AddAB subunit AddA — translated: MIKQAFLTREEIKALQAQEAASTKEQKRTPEQIDAIYSSGTNILVSASAGSGKTFVMVQRILDQMQRGISIKELFISTFTVKAAGELKERLESELGKALQASDDPELKKHLARQIADVATSDIGTMDSFTQKVLTRYGYLLGLAPQFRILQNSSEQRLLQNEVFQAVFDRYYQGENQEAFVQMVKNFTGQRKNLSLFKEQIYQIYDFLQSTSDPEKWLEEHFLKGYEETDFDQVEATLMESIQQALYEAESFFAFHLSNEGQAFGKAKYLEAVEEVLDQIGSLTGRTNKEQLTSVLKAVVAISRASNGGALTNRARKEELKELVTAYNQDKTIHINRLRDLENQLYQLEFQQAYHQEEGPMLSLLRDFIRDFSHAYLERKIQEKAYEFGDISHFAIQILEQFPEVRQAYQERYHEVMVDEYQDTNHTQERMLDLLSNGHNRFMVGDIKQSIYRFRQADPQIFNDKFKAFQEEGAKGRLILLKENFRSHVEVLDATNDVFRHLMDEEVGEIDYNQTHYLVAGSDKQRMALPQHRAEFLLYDGTQDQEEKNEDEEAASGLETVSKGEILLVIKEILRLHRVEKVPFKEITLLTATRTRNDAILEAFDQYRIPIVADSGQAHYLESLEVMVMLDTLRTINNPLHDYALVALMKSPMFDFDEDELARISLQTLPEKKQMAFYHKVQLALEKTAEHANLIDAKLLAKIENFLKVLSTWRAAAKTSSLYDLLWKIYEDRYYYDYVGALPNGAQRQANLYALTLRANDYEKASFKGLSRFIAMIDKVIENEHDLASVPLAAPKDAVQLMTVHKSKGLEFKYVFILNMDKAFNRKDQSGPIILSRQKGIGFKYVANLPVETENPAAPETIRLQIETPCYQRNVEETKLATISEQMRLLYVAMTRAELKLYLVGKGREDKLRDTDWGTSRNGKLDPEKRKEWTSYQDWLFAIQDVFTKNTLAYDTRFVTDEDLTPDQLEPLEKEKDSRFDQLKDIRQSEDIRRALDILENVDRLNQLYAPAIHLPSVRTPSQIKKFYEPVMDANGVQIMDAKLVAPKFELPTFGQEKAVTGAQVGSAVHELMQRVPLGEEITLDTLHQALEQVQAEPAVKARIKLEAILAFYETPLGTLLQKEASRVRREAPFAMLKKDPASGEDFVVRGILDGYVVLEDRILLFDYKTDHYKVPSQLVERYRDQLDLYAEALRRSYGKEQVEKYLVLLGGPHLEVVKVE
- a CDS encoding DUF4298 domain-containing protein → MAIAQENIERIQRMEGYLNDYAKTLEETKKAVDQLREHQDSYIQLRDYYSSQAYFDDLDLSNQADFPADLPCGVLSEDAVYDLLDEHFQMGVELLEIATKMIKER
- a CDS encoding DUF3042 family protein, with the translated sequence MAKGFGKGFVTGVAGTVAAVAGAVYTFKKKVIEPEEQKAAFIEENRKKAARRRVSH
- the miaA gene encoding tRNA (adenosine(37)-N6)-dimethylallyltransferase MiaA encodes the protein MKTKIIVIVGPTAVGKTALAIDLAQALNGEIISGDSQQVYRKLDIGTAKATPEEQAAAPHHLIDVREVTESYSAFDFVREAKAAIEDITARGKLPIIAGGTGLYIQSLLEGYHLGGEVPHEEILAYRAQLDLLSDEDLYQRVAEQGLVIPQLNRRRAMRALEIAHFGQDLANEETDYEPYLICLDDERSLIYDRINRRVDRMLEEGLLDEARWLYDDHPEVQAAKGIGYKELFPYFKGEQSLEEASEILKRNTRRFAKRQLTWFRNRMEVKFYAISAPHFKEQVLADVKEFLQHD
- the hflX gene encoding GTPase HflX, whose translation is MIETEKKQERILLVGVELQGMDNFDMSMEELASLAKTAGGDVRGSYTQKREKYDTKTFVGSGKLEEIAQMVEADEITTVVVNNRLTPRQNVNLEEILGVKVIDRMQLILDIFAMRARSHEGKLQVHLAQLKYLLPRLVGQGIMLSRQAGGIGSRGPGESQLELNRRSVRNQITDIERQLKAVEKNRETLREKRLESPVFKIGLIGYTNAGKSTIMNQLTSKSQYEADELFATLDATTKSIHLTGNLQVTLTDTVGFIQDLPTELVSSFKSTLEESKNVDLLVHVIDASDPNHEEHEKTVLSIMKDLDMLEIPRLTLYNKADKVADFTPTQTPFSLISARSETAREDLQALLLEKLRELFVPFTIRVPFSKSYRTHDLETVVIIDQREFEEDVEVIQGYIAEKNKWKLEEFYDGLR
- a CDS encoding cystathionine beta-lyase; its protein translation is MTDYVDLAIKYGGYTSLDRVYLTNLLSTIPEELRLRVITPPPSVINAYFAELYQKKSPKEAMDYFLDLSRAFDLFTVQQTFDERKPFIRLNLSGKSYGLAYVNEELACVFAEHPTEDITPAILFQIAEIFPHCLVFEKDGKICLQEAEPEGVTKTEALSALTDLMTLEDGRLKLSGYNQEELLELAQAYPGNLSFRSENRTAMIYIDRK
- the rnz gene encoding ribonuclease Z, which translates into the protein MDIQFLGTGAGQPSKARNVSSLALKLLDEINEVWLFDCGEATQNQILETTIRPRKVSKIFITHLHGDHIFGLPGFLSSRAFQANEEQTDLDIYGPVGIKSFVMTSLRVSGSRLPYRIHFHEFDEHSLGKILETDKFTVYAEALDHTIFCVGYRIMQKDLEGTLDADKLKAAGVPFGPLFGQVKNGQDVTLEDGTKIIAADYISAPRPGKIITILGDTRKTDASVRLGVNADVLVHESTYGKGDEKIARKHGHSTNMQAAEVAREAGAKRLLLNHISARFLSKDISQLRKDASTIFENVYVVKDLEEVEI